AAGGCCTGGATAGTGGAAATCAACAATCTTCCCGCATTTTTCACAAATGATATGGTAGTGATCAGAGGAAGAATAGTCAAAACGACTGGATGAATCTCCGTACGTCAATTCTTTTACCAATCCAACCTCTTTGAACACCCGCAAATTATTATAAACAGTCGCTACGCTCATATTCGGAAATTTACCTTCTAAAGCTTTGTAAATATCGTCTGCAGTTGGATGTGTATGTGATGTGATTAAATATTCCAGTATAGCATGACGTTGCGGAGTCATGCGGACACCGGTTGTTTTCAGAGTATCTAAAGCATCTTTAAGTTGGTGAGACACCGTCATGCACTCCCTTTTTATATATTCTTACTTTGTAATGGTTACAATAAGTTTACTTGATAAAGTAGCGTATTGTCAACGTTTCTACCAACCTAGCAGGAGTAAATTATCCCTTTAGATTGAAATCTCCAATTTTCATTCATGCAATGTAGGCTCTAGTCGGCCTAAACGCAGGTTTAAAAACCGCGCTGCCACGAAGAGCAAATCAGAAAGTCTGTTTAAATACGCAATCACAAGAGGGTTGACACCTTCGCCAATGGCGATCGCTTTTCTTTCAGCCCGCCTGACAATCGTGCGTGCGACATGAAGCGATGCTCCAGCCGGATGCCCGCCTGGAAGAATAAAATTCTTAAAAGGCGGAAGCTCTTCATTAAGTTCATCAATATACGCTTCCATCTCATCAATAGACTCTTGCTTCAATACCCAACCGACCTTTTTTCCCTCCGGCGTCGCCAATTCAGCGCCAACATGGAAAAGGTCTGTTTGTATACGATGGAACGCCTCTTTCAGCTTATCTTTCCCTTCAAAATCTAAATCATACAAATGACTAAGGGCAAGCCCTATCATTGAGTTTGCTTCATCACAGGTGCCATACGCTTCAACGCGCAGGTCAGTCTTCGAAACTCTTGTCCCGTATACAAGGGAGGTTTGTCCTTTATCGCCGGTTCTCGTATAAATTTTCATCATCAGTACCCCTTTGTCAAATCAATTTTATTCAAATAATCCCCGTCCGCCTTGCCTGAATACACAGCTAAATTATGTTCAAAGATGGAAAACGCCCTCGGGAGGTAATTCTCTGTGATGCTTGAGAGATGGGGGGTTATCGTTAGATTCGGATAATTCCAAAGCAGATTGTCAGCACCAAGAGGTTCCTCAGGAAATACATCAAGAGCCATATGCCCGACAAGCTCATCCTCTAGTACTCTCTTCAGGGTCTCTAGTGTCATAAGATCGCCTCTGCCAAGATTGATAAAGAGTGCATTGTTTTTCATCCGTTCGAAATGTTCATAGGTGAGAAGCTCTTTCGTCTCCGGCGTACTAGGCAAGACTGAGACAACCATATCTGCATCAGGCAAAAGCTGATTTAATTGTTCTATCGGATGCACCTTTTTAAAGTGTTCTCCCAGATAGCGGCCGCTCCTGTTGACGCCAACTACATTCATTTGGAATGCCCCGGCGAGACGGGCGATCTCTTCAGGAATGGCACCTGTTCCGAGGAC
The sequence above is drawn from the Pradoshia eiseniae genome and encodes:
- a CDS encoding D-2-hydroxyacid dehydrogenase produces the protein MKIVSSLLPPREIQRSIREKFSEHEFHFFKQMEQVDEDLIADMEILITYAEDLHPEIIDRASSLKWISAMAAGIDRMPIETIEKRGILVTNARGIHAIPMSEFALGLMLSHVKRLADLRELQSNKTWNKWLPIGELCGKTLLVLGTGAIPEEIARLAGAFQMNVVGVNRSGRYLGEHFKKVHPIEQLNQLLPDADMVVSVLPSTPETKELLTYEHFERMKNNALFINLGRGDLMTLETLKRVLEDELVGHMALDVFPEEPLGADNLLWNYPNLTITPHLSSITENYLPRAFSIFEHNLAVYSGKADGDYLNKIDLTKGY
- a CDS encoding cob(I)yrinic acid a,c-diamide adenosyltransferase, translated to MKIYTRTGDKGQTSLVYGTRVSKTDLRVEAYGTCDEANSMIGLALSHLYDLDFEGKDKLKEAFHRIQTDLFHVGAELATPEGKKVGWVLKQESIDEMEAYIDELNEELPPFKNFILPGGHPAGASLHVARTIVRRAERKAIAIGEGVNPLVIAYLNRLSDLLFVAARFLNLRLGRLEPTLHE
- the perR gene encoding peroxide-responsive transcriptional repressor PerR, producing MTVSHQLKDALDTLKTTGVRMTPQRHAILEYLITSHTHPTADDIYKALEGKFPNMSVATVYNNLRVFKEVGLVKELTYGDSSSRFDYSSSDHYHIICEKCGKIVDFHYPGLDEVEHLASHVAGFKVTHHRMEIYGDCADCAAKEVH